One window of Triticum dicoccoides isolate Atlit2015 ecotype Zavitan chromosome 5A, WEW_v2.0, whole genome shotgun sequence genomic DNA carries:
- the LOC119301114 gene encoding GDSL esterase/lipase At2g04570-like, translating to MSSLHRCLPWLILLLVLRDGGGGTAVAAAGKVPAIIVFGDSSVDTGNNNFIPTIARSNFWPYGLDFADGHPTGRFSNGRLATDFISEAFGLPASIPAYLDTTLTIDDLAAGVSFASASTGLDNATAGILSVITMAEQLEYFKEYKLRLKLAKGDARGEEIIREALYIWSIGTNDFIENYYNLPERRMQYTAAEYEAYLLGLAESSIRAVHALGGRKMDFTGLTPMGCLPAERMGNRGDPGQCNEEYNAVARSFNAKLKQAVVPKLNKELPGLHLVYADTYDVLDAVVRKPADYGFEHAERGCCGTGMFEAGYFCSLSTSLLCTNPNKYVFFDAIHPTERMYNMLADKVMNTTLHVFL from the exons ATGTCGTCGCTCCACAGGTGCCTGCCGTGGCTGATCCTCCTCCTGGTGCTCCGCGACGGCGGCGGGGGGACGGCGGTGGCGGCTGCCGGGAAGGTGCCGGCGATCATCGTGTTCGGCGACTCCTCGGTGGACACGGGCAACAACAACTTCATCCCGACCATCGCGCGGAGCAACTTCTGGCCCTACGGGCTCGACTTCGCGGACGGCCACCCCACGGGCCGCTTCTCCAACGGCCGCCTCGCCACCGACTTCATCTCGGAGGCCTTCGGCCTGCCGGCCTCCATCCCGGCCTACCTCGACACCACGCTCACCATCGACGACCTCGCCGCGGGCGTCTCCTTCGCGTCCGCCTCCACCGGCCTCGACAACGCCACCGCCGGCATCCTGTCCGTGATCACCATGGCGGAGCAGCTCGAGTACTTCAAGGAGTACAAGCTGCGGCTGAAGCTGGCCAAGGGCGACGCGCGCGGCGAGGAGATCATCCGCGAGGCGCTCTACATCTGGAGCATCGGCACCAACGACTTCATCGAGAACTACTACAACCTGCCGGAGCGCCGGATGCAGTACACGGCGGCGGAGTACGAGGCGTACCTGCTGGGGCTCGCCGAGTCGTCCATCCGCGCCGTGCACGCGCTCGGCGGCAGGAAGATGGACTTCACGGGGCTCACGCCCATGGGCTGCCTCCCCGCCGAGCGCATGGGCAACCGCGGCGACCCCGGGCAGTGCAACGAGGAGTACAACGCCGTCGCCCGGAGCTTCAACGCCAAGCTGAAGCAGGCCGTCGTCCCCAAGCTCAACAAGGAGCTCCCCGGCCTCCACCTCGTCTACGCCGACACCTACGACGTCCTCGACGCCGTCGTCAGGAAGCCGGCCGACTACG GTTTTGAGCACGCAGAGCGAGGGTGCTGCGGGACGGGGATGTTCGAGGCCGGCTACTTCTGCAGCCTGAGCACCTCGCTGCTATGTACGAACCCCAACAAGTACGTCTTCTTCGACGCCATCCATCCCACGGAGAGGATGTACAATATGCTTGCCGATAAAGTCATGAACACCacgcttcatgtatttctctga